From Arachis hypogaea cultivar Tifrunner chromosome 3, arahy.Tifrunner.gnm2.J5K5, whole genome shotgun sequence:
ATGACTTCATCTTGGATCTGCACAACAATGTGAATCAGATATGTATGAACTTCTCATGCATAAAAGGTTCTAATGCTAGCACCAATGTTCATGTGTTAACAAATGTTATGATTCGTTTTGTTAAGAACAAAACCCAACATATAATAGACAATCAACCATATTCCGAAAAAGGTTCAGATATTCAAAGTATGAATGTTATTCTAACAGTTCAACCCTCAAGATAAAAAAATTACAGTAACTTACATTCACTAGaagcttaaaattaaaagggATTACCTTAAGGCGTTGTGAAAGATCCTTAAAACCCTGAACAAGTTGGGGCCACAGGCGTTCTCTATCAGCACTTTCCATTCCCTCAAGCTTCCCCATAGCCTCAGCCCACATGATCTGGCAGTATAAACTATTCTCCATAATTAGCCAAGCGGTGGCACAAAGATAACAGCTTGATACATTCCATTACAGACCAAAAACTAACTATTAGAGTCAGTCTGGTATCCCATTAAATTTCAGGGTGTTCATTCCTATCTTCGCCATAATGTTGAAGAGGAAACCAAACTGAGCTCAAGAGTACTTAGAGGAACTGAGGAAATAGCACAAATTTCAAGAAGGGACTTACGTCTGAAACACCAGCAGGCTTAACCCTAAACTGTGGATCCGTTACACTGAACAACAAATGCTGCAGAACAAACACAATGGACCAAAATTAAGATGAACCAGCCCAGCTCTTGGAATTTGAAATGAATAATACAAGATCAAATCCCACAACTGAAAGGGGGGAAATTGCGATTTTCTCAATTTCTTAACTTAGGggtaaaaaaattgagaaatagTGAGGGAAATACCTTAAAAGCATACTTAAGATTTGTAGGTTCATCCTTGTAAGAATCAACGATTGTCTAAGCGAACAATACAATAAAAACACTCAGGATGAATCAAATGAAACGCACAAATTAACTTGTTTTTTTTTcccataaaaagaaaaaagaggggCTAAGTTATGTTACTTGAATATCCCGATCGGCGAGAGAGAAAGGAACAGGAGCCACATTGGCCATCTGGGTAGTCAACTGAGCATTCGGAAATGGTGTAGGCTGTGCCGGTGTTTGTGGCTGCGGTGCTCCAAAATTGGACTGAAAACCGAACCCAGTGGAAGCCGGTTGCTGAAACAGCGAAGGTGTCTGCTGCTGTGGTTGAGAGGAAAAAGGGGTTGAGAATAGCGAAGAGCCGAATCCGGTAGCGAATGAAGGCGTGGAAGGAGTTCCAAACGCAGGGGTTGAAGACGGAGTACCGAAGACTGGGGCAGAAGAAGGGGTACCGAATGCTGGGGTAGAAGAAGGAGTTCCGAACGCTGGGGTTGAGGAAGGTGCACCGAATGCAGGTGTTGAATTTGGGGTGCCGAATGCAGAAGAAGAAGCCCCGAACATTTTGGTTGCTGTTTAAGAATAGTATAATCAAAGAGATCGATGGGTAAcgaagttgttgttgttgctatgcCGGTGTCTGAATTCGGAGGGAAACTATGTCCTTTCCCAGTTGGAGTTGAATTCGCACTCCAAGTGTTCGACGAAAAGAGTGAAAGAGTAAAGAGAGTGGTGATGGTCTGCACTTTGTTTGAACGGACTCCAACGGCGCCAACAAATTAGTGCGAGCTTTCTTTCCTCTCTCCTCACACCGTCACGCGCAGTCGCGCATACCcaaataaaaaactataaaaaaaaataaaaaagtatgagATTAGTGACTACTCACTAGGTAAGTACTAAGTAGGTAGTATCCATGGTTAACGTAGATTTATTGTTTTATTCACATAGTAAACAATAATTTGCCAACATGAAAATAATTGAGAAAGggttttagtcaccaaaaaataatTGAGAAAGGGTCTATCTATTCTCTGTGGTTCTGTATCCGtgttaaaaatatcataaatttttttgacattttaatacactaaatattattatattttttaaatatctctTTAGAATAAAAGTTAACCAAGTTCATTGAGATCAATTTCTATTGGTTAATTGTGAGTAGAAATTATACTAATAgtacatattaattaaataaaaaattcatgtacagattaaaaattaactattaaattagttattgattatttatgtataaatatataatgtttaacaaaataaatattatctgttatatttatataaaaaattaattattaacttaattattatatatttgtatataaatatatgtgatgtttaatttatttttaatatatattttatattttaatatatactttataCAAGTGTCTgaattaataactgattttttttgtttgtattaTGATATATATTTCAtatgaataatttaataattaattttgtgtgcacgaaatataattataattaaattaatttatattaaaattcaatcataaattcatattttaaaataatattttaatcaaaTTCTAGTCTTTGTGTCAATTCATGTATAATAGAATAAGTTAAGTAAAATATATtaaggtaaagtattaaattagttttttgtattttgatt
This genomic window contains:
- the LOC112734840 gene encoding nuclear pore complex protein NUP54, with the translated sequence MFGASSSAFGTPNSTPAFGAPSSTPAFGTPSSTPAFGTPSSAPVFGTPSSTPAFGTPSTPSFATGFGSSLFSTPFSSQPQQQTPSLFQQPASTGFGFQSNFGAPQPQTPAQPTPFPNAQLTTQMANVAPVPFSLADRDIQTIVDSYKDEPTNLKYAFKHLLFSVTDPQFRVKPAGVSDIMWAEAMGKLEGMESADRERLWPQLVQGFKDLSQRLKIQDEVIVSDAERLRITQSNVKMLQRHFQAETLPRIQRMKQKEQILQRRLLRVMRIVEALEGKGCRIPLTKGEAELAEKLATITRQLRGSGADLSRRVQNLLTVSRVQANSMGFGGSVYLPGSAKIHDQSLADLQEVLQQQTEAIGRLGSVLKRDIRDMEIMMAEDTATENGNSF